In Diachasmimorpha longicaudata isolate KC_UGA_2023 chromosome 4, iyDiaLong2, whole genome shotgun sequence, a single genomic region encodes these proteins:
- the LOC135161389 gene encoding centrosome-associated zinc finger protein Cp190: protein MLSTNAKQVQAPGLKQVKVDNWGTFFLQRLQQLYVEEELLDLTIKFPTSDITVQAHRLVITTCTDYFMQLERKQREQQGSFDGVLIMPSDMPYECVKSIISFMYTGQLEYWTSEQNALYRTAQKMNMTVLTKLLDAQFNTTALQSTSPPSPDKSNISFQKPPSPKKSSMPSLSTTPLPGRKLPIWRRKLESKAEVTAGPSRFDLPDAEDLTLGVFSSFDDITYNTKPIVKATDHSTAPEERSTSFNRSTSDTAKNDSTEEEDEDDPRENSDDEWTPPNSKSDDLQPPPSKRVRFELEEKENLEKSDNNPVENINNHAKIIREVLKKYPHLVKNNKNIRLKIMQKESKTAESAAGKTKVSYVVLKSDHLMSVDDKDDKVLLAEGESGPWKCHKCDIDEEYPTYYMYRRHMQDVHEEKFDPRVCEHCGHKATKRNILMHHMYVKHNVPPPKSMSFPKCHACNYVALSDTLLARHQKTHNHGPRSLLNSETDEVECAQCSETFKDVSELASHEMSTGHGTSVGSSVVNGEKGYKCSLCPKVFVKPVNLQMHVESAHKEKEVGEVESGIALEPSSEAEALSHVASGIAASLGVAEGLDQEQQDQQVITSDGNYLVNEMVLSNIQPQENYNGHEIGEQQMIMLIDNESYQQDQEHHQPQSQPQQLEISSNEQLVMQGTEEGMIVYIHGNEDQSARQVYESFQQEVNQETEEIVEEVEEVVEEVEEMQEDQGAENIEEVIQYVEEETEIVEYEEPQGEESMMIIEEEHRETETDKQKETRELAQEWDEDSADMNES, encoded by the exons ATGCTGTCGACGAACGCCAAGCAGGTGCAGGCGCCAGGCCTCAAGCAAGTTAAGGTGGACAATTGGGGGACCTTCTTCCTGCAACGCCTACAACAGCTGTACGTGGAGGAGGAACTCCTGGATCTTACTATCAAATTTCCTACTAGTGATATCACAGTACAG GCCCACCGTCTCGTAATCACCACCTGCACGGACTACTTCATGCAGCTAGAGCGTAAACAGCGTGAGCAGCAGGGAAGCTTCGATGGAGTCCTGATAATGCCCTCGGACATGCCATACGAGTGCGTCAAATCCATCATAAGTTTCATGTACACAGGCCAGTTGGAGTATTGGACATCGGAGCAGAATGCCCTGTATCGAACGGCCCAGAAGATGAACATGACAGTTCTGACGAAGCTCCTGGACGCGCAATTCAACACCACTGCTCTTCAATCGACCAGTCCCCCATCACCAGATAAATCCAACATATCTTTTCAGAAGCCCCCGTCCCCGAAGAAGTCCAGCATGCCATCGTTATCAACGACGCCTCTTCCAGGCAGAAAACTACCAATTTGGCGGAGAAAATTGGAGTCCAAGGCAGAAGTGACAGCTGGTCCCTCGCGATTCGATCTCCCAGACGCCGAGGATTTGACTCTTGGGGTCTTTTCCTCCTTCGACGACATAACCTACAATACAAAACCCATTGTCAAGGCGACTGATCACTCAACGGCCCCTGAGGAACGTTCAACCTCGTTCAACCGTTCAACATCCGATACAGCGAAGAATGACTCAACCGAGGAGGAGGATGAGGACGATCCCAGGGAGAACTCTGATGATGAGTGGACACCACCTAACTCTAAGTCTGACGATCTTCAGCCTCCGCCATCCAAACGAGTCAG attcGAGCTCGAGGAGAAGGAGAACCTGGAGAAATCCGACAACAATCCAGTGGAAAACATCAACAATCACGCGAAGATAATTCGCGAGGTCCTGAAGAAATACCCCCACCTGGTAAAGAACAACAAGAACATTCGTCTGAAAATAATGCAGAAGGAGTCAAAGACAGCCGAGTCAGCAGCAGGTAAGACCAAAGTGTCTTACGTAGTCCTGAAATCAGATCATCTAATGTCGGTTGATGACAAGGACGACAAGGTCCTGTTGGCCGAGGGTGAGAGTGGCCCCTGGAAATGTCACAAATGCGACATCGACGAGGAGTATCCCACGTACTACATGTACAGACGGCACATGCAGGACGTTCACGAGGAAAAATTTGATCCACGTGTGTGTGAGCATTGTGGCCACAAAGCTACCAAGAGGAACATTCTCATGCATCACATGTATGTCAAACACAATGTACCACCTCCCAAGAGCATGAGCTTCCCCAAGTGTCATGCCTGCAATTACGTTGCCCTGTCTGATACACTACTGGCTAGACATCAGAAGACCCACAATCATGGGCCAAGGTCACTGCTCAATTCAGAAACCGATGAGGTAGAGTGTGCTCAATGCAGTGAGACATTCAAGGATGTCAGTGAGCTTGCGAGCCATGAAATGAGCACTGGACATGGCACCAGTGTCGGGAGCAGTGTTGTCAATGGCGAGAAGGGCTACAAGTGCTCACTGTGTCCGAAGGTCTTTGTCAAACCGGTGAATCTCCAGATGCACGTTGAGAGCGCTCATAAGGAGAAGGAAGTGGGGGAGGTGGAGTCCGGGATAGCGTTGGAGCCATCGAGTGAGGCTGAAGCACTCAGTCACGTCGCGTCGGGAATCGCCGCGTCGTTAGGGGTGGCCGAGGGACTCGATCAGGAGCAACAG GATCAGCAGGTGATAACATCTGATGGTAACTACCTGGTGAATGAAATGGTACTGAGCAACATTCAGCCACAAGAAAATTACAATGGACATGAGATCGGGGAGCAGCAGATGATAATGTTAATAGACAATGAGAGCTATCAGCAAGACCAGGAACATCATCAACCCCAGAGTCAACCACAACAGCTCGAAATATCCAGCAATGAACAGCTGGTGATGCAGGGAACAGAAGAGGGAATGATTGTTTACATTCATGGTAATGAGGATCAGAGTGCGAGACAGGTGTATGAGTCCTTCCAGCAGGAGGTGAATCAAGAGACAGAGGAGATTGTCGAGGAAGTCGAGGAGGTGGTTGAGGAAGTCGAAGAGATGCAGGAGGATCAGGGCGCTGAGAATATTGAGGAGGTCATTCAGTACGTCGAGGAGGAAACGGAAATTGTCGAGTATGAGGAACCCCAGGGAGAGGAGTCCATGATGATTATTGAGGAGGAGCATCGCGAGACTGAGACCGATAAGCAGAAGGAGACGAGGGAACTCGCTCAAGAGTGGGATGAGGACAGCGCCGATATGAATGAATCGTGA
- the L(3)neo43 gene encoding cytochrome c oxidase assembly protein COX16 homolog, mitochondrial, with protein sequence MMLDTVAIKNKILELSKRRSIKHGLPFVLFIIGGSFGLREFTALRYQYRQTQQVKNGMENTGLPMKEKSEMSLEAIYKTIEELNTDNWENKRIERPWEEETPKT encoded by the exons ATGATGCTGGATACAGTCGCCATTAAAAACAAGATCTTGGAGCTTTCCAAACGCAGATCAATAAAACATGGTCTACCATTCGTGTTATTTATCATAGGAGGTTCCTTCGGACTCCGGGAATTCACAGCACTTAG GTATCAGTATCGACAGACACAGCAGGTAAAGAATGGCATGGAAAATACAGGATTGCCGATGAAGGAGAAGAGTGAGATGTCACTAGAGGCGATATATAAAACCATTGAAGAG TTGAATACGGATAACTGGGAAAATAAGAGAATTGAGCGACCATGGGAAGAGGAGACGCCGAAGACTTAA
- the LOC135161394 gene encoding glutamine synthetase 2 cytoplasmic isoform X1 produces MGLRIFVKICEAGLLSRSINGAKPKWISLGRCISTTTTMSRSMLRDSPNAALDKTLLNRYMDLPQPEDKVQAKYIWIDGTGEGMRSKTRTLDFVPKHPTELPWWTYDGSSTYQADGANSDIFLRPVAIYRDPFRRGHNRLVLCETFNSDKTPTKTNLRHKCNEAMEAIKELEPWFGIEQEYTFLDFDGRPLGWPKNGFPGPQGPYYCGVGADKVIGREIVEAHYRACLYAGVNLAGTNAEVMPSQWEFQVGPCVGIAGGDDLWIARFILHRIAEEYGVIATLDPKPVDGSWNGAGAHTNFSTKPMRQDGGIAEINKAIERLSKQHLRHIQAYDPRGGKDNERRLTGKCETSSIHDFSAGTANRGCSIRIPRGVAEDKKGYLEDRRPSSNCDPYAVCNALVRTCCLNE; encoded by the exons atgGGGCTCAGGATTTTCGTGAAAATTTGTGAGGCTGGACTTTTATCGCGATCCATCAACGGCGCTAAACCGAAATGGATCAGTCTTGGGAGATGTATCAG CACAACAACAACAATGTCGAGGTCTATGCTGAGAGACTCGCCCAATGCGGCGCTCGATAAGACACTTTTAAACAGGTATATGGATCTGCCCCAACCAGAGGACAAAGTCCAGGCTAAATACATCTGGATTGATGGCACTGGTGAGGGTATGAGGTCTAAGACAAGGACACTGGATTTCGTGCCGAAGCATCCAACAG AGCTTCCATGGTGGACCTACGACGGCAGTTCAACCTATCAAGCGGACGGTGCCAACTCGGACATCTTCCTCCGGCCCGTGGCGATCTACCGTGATCCCTTTCGTCGTGGTCACAATCGTCTAGTCCTCTGCGAGACCTTCAACAGTGACAAAACGCCAACGAAAACGAATCTCCGTCATAAATGTAACGAAGCGATGGAGGCGATAAAGGAGCTGGAGCCATGGTTCGGTATCGAGCAGGAGTACACGTTCCTGGATTTCGATGGGAGACCTCTGGGCTGGCCCAAGAATGGCTTCCCAGGACCACAGGGTCCTTACTACTGCGGTGTCGGTGCTGACAAGGTCATTGGGAGGGAAATTGTTGAGGCGCATTACCGAGCTTGTCTTTATGCTGGTGTCAATCTCGCTGGTACCAATGCCGAGGTCATGCCATCACAATGGGAATTCCAAGTTGGCCCCTGTGTGGGAATAGCTGGTGGTGATGATCTGTGGATTGCTCGCTTTATTCTCCACCGCATTGCTGAGGAGTACGGAGTGATAGCTACCCTGGACCCGAAACCAGTCGATGGATCGTGGAATGGAGCTGGCGCTCACACCAATTTCTCCACCAAGCCCATGAGACAGGATGGTGGCATTGCTGAAATAAATAAGGCCATTGAGAGACTGAGTAAGCAACATCTTCGTCATATCCAAGCTTATGATCCACGTGGAGGAAAGGACAATGAGCGTCGTCTCACTGGTAAATGCGAGACAAGCAGCATTCATGATTTCAGTGCTGGCACTGCCAACAGGGGATGCAGCATTCGCATTCCAAGGGGCGTTGCTGAAGACAAGAAGGGATATCTCGAGGACAGAAGACCCAGCAGTAATTGTGATCCTTATGCTGTGTGCAATGCACTCGTTCGCACTTGCTGTTTGAACGAGTAA
- the LOC135161394 gene encoding glutamine synthetase 2 cytoplasmic isoform X2, which yields MSRSMLRDSPNAALDKTLLNRYMDLPQPEDKVQAKYIWIDGTGEGMRSKTRTLDFVPKHPTELPWWTYDGSSTYQADGANSDIFLRPVAIYRDPFRRGHNRLVLCETFNSDKTPTKTNLRHKCNEAMEAIKELEPWFGIEQEYTFLDFDGRPLGWPKNGFPGPQGPYYCGVGADKVIGREIVEAHYRACLYAGVNLAGTNAEVMPSQWEFQVGPCVGIAGGDDLWIARFILHRIAEEYGVIATLDPKPVDGSWNGAGAHTNFSTKPMRQDGGIAEINKAIERLSKQHLRHIQAYDPRGGKDNERRLTGKCETSSIHDFSAGTANRGCSIRIPRGVAEDKKGYLEDRRPSSNCDPYAVCNALVRTCCLNE from the exons ATGTCGAGGTCTATGCTGAGAGACTCGCCCAATGCGGCGCTCGATAAGACACTTTTAAACAGGTATATGGATCTGCCCCAACCAGAGGACAAAGTCCAGGCTAAATACATCTGGATTGATGGCACTGGTGAGGGTATGAGGTCTAAGACAAGGACACTGGATTTCGTGCCGAAGCATCCAACAG AGCTTCCATGGTGGACCTACGACGGCAGTTCAACCTATCAAGCGGACGGTGCCAACTCGGACATCTTCCTCCGGCCCGTGGCGATCTACCGTGATCCCTTTCGTCGTGGTCACAATCGTCTAGTCCTCTGCGAGACCTTCAACAGTGACAAAACGCCAACGAAAACGAATCTCCGTCATAAATGTAACGAAGCGATGGAGGCGATAAAGGAGCTGGAGCCATGGTTCGGTATCGAGCAGGAGTACACGTTCCTGGATTTCGATGGGAGACCTCTGGGCTGGCCCAAGAATGGCTTCCCAGGACCACAGGGTCCTTACTACTGCGGTGTCGGTGCTGACAAGGTCATTGGGAGGGAAATTGTTGAGGCGCATTACCGAGCTTGTCTTTATGCTGGTGTCAATCTCGCTGGTACCAATGCCGAGGTCATGCCATCACAATGGGAATTCCAAGTTGGCCCCTGTGTGGGAATAGCTGGTGGTGATGATCTGTGGATTGCTCGCTTTATTCTCCACCGCATTGCTGAGGAGTACGGAGTGATAGCTACCCTGGACCCGAAACCAGTCGATGGATCGTGGAATGGAGCTGGCGCTCACACCAATTTCTCCACCAAGCCCATGAGACAGGATGGTGGCATTGCTGAAATAAATAAGGCCATTGAGAGACTGAGTAAGCAACATCTTCGTCATATCCAAGCTTATGATCCACGTGGAGGAAAGGACAATGAGCGTCGTCTCACTGGTAAATGCGAGACAAGCAGCATTCATGATTTCAGTGCTGGCACTGCCAACAGGGGATGCAGCATTCGCATTCCAAGGGGCGTTGCTGAAGACAAGAAGGGATATCTCGAGGACAGAAGACCCAGCAGTAATTGTGATCCTTATGCTGTGTGCAATGCACTCGTTCGCACTTGCTGTTTGAACGAGTAA